In the Hordeum vulgare subsp. vulgare chromosome 7H, MorexV3_pseudomolecules_assembly, whole genome shotgun sequence genome, one interval contains:
- the LOC123412280 gene encoding uncharacterized protein LOC123412280: MATRLSSRLLIHLPAPTAAVITTSPRLRKPTAAFTASYRRRRPRLAVLAGAAPSSGAVVPAAPAGENRGAGLTPAEAQRLEEFLKADLPHLFDDVGIDRSAYDDRVRFRDPITRYDDIDGYLANIRLLKIIFRPDFYLHDVKQTGPYEITTRWTMVMKFSLLPWKPELVFTGLSIMGVNPQNLKFSSHVDIWDSIQNNEYFSLEGLVEVFKQLRYYKTPDIETPSYLVLKKTATYEVRKYPPFSVVEAKGEKLTGSSGFNNVTGYIFGKNASSEKIAMTTPVFTQASDDKLSDVSIQIALPMNKDLNSLPAPNTEAVTLRMVEGGIAAVKKFSGRPEEEIVAKKEKELRSQLLKDGLKPQQGCLLARYNDPSTKDFVKRNEVLIWLNDFTLE, translated from the exons ATGGCCACACGCCTCTCCTCCCGCCTCCTCATCCATTTACCAGCGCCCACCGCCGCCGTCATCACCACTTCTCCCCGGCTACGGAAACCCACCGCAGCATTCACCGCGTCCTACCGGAGGCGCAGGCCACGCCTCGCCGTCTTGGCAGGGGCGGCGCCGAGCAGCGGCGCGGTCGTCCCGGCGGCACCGGCCGGGGAGAACAGGGGCGCCGGGCTGACGCCAGCCGAGGCGCAGCGGCTGGAGGAGTTCCTGAAGGCCGACCTTCCGCACCTGTTCGACGACGTGGGCATCGACCGCTCCGCGTACGACGACCGCGTCCGCTTCCGCGACCCCATCACCCGCTACGACGACATCGACGGCTACCTCGCCAACATACGCCTCCTCAAGATCATCTTCCGCCCCGACTTCTACCTGCACGACGTCAAGCAG ACAGGGCCCTATGAGATTACCACGAGGTGGACCATGGTCATGAAGTTCTCTCTCCTGCCATGGAAGCCGGAGCTGGTCTTCACCGGATTGTCGATCATGGGCGTCAACCCACAGAATCTCAAGTTCTCCAGCCATGTG GATATTTGGGACTCAATACAGAACAATGAATACTTCTCCTTGGAAGGATTGGTAGAAGTTTTCAAGCAG CTACGATACTACAAGACCCCAGATATAGAAACACCAAGTTACCTCGTTCTGAAAAAGACTGCAACTTATGAG GTCAGGAAGTATCCACCATTTTCAGTAGTCGAAGCGAAAGGAGAAAAATTAACAGGATCATCAGGTTTTAACAATGTTACTGG gtatatatttggcaagaaTGCTTCATCTGAGAAGATTGCAATGACTACACCTGTCTTCACTCAGGCTTCTGATGACAAACTCTCAGATGTATCCATACAGATAGCTCTGCCAATGAACAAAGACTTGAACAG TTTACCAGCTCCAAATACAGAAGCAGTTACCTTGCGAATGGTTGAAGGAGGCATTGCTGCAGTGAAAAAATTCAGTGGGCGACCAGAAGAGGAAATTGTGGCCAAGAAAGAGAAGGAGCTACGCTCCCAGCTACTCAAGGATGGGTTGAAGCCCCAACAAGGCTGTTTGCTTGCACGTTACAATGATCCTAGCACAAAGGACTTTGTGAAG AGGAACGAGGTGCTTATATGGCTAAACGATTTCACACTGGAGTAG